In the genome of Populus trichocarpa isolate Nisqually-1 chromosome 6, P.trichocarpa_v4.1, whole genome shotgun sequence, one region contains:
- the LOC7485244 gene encoding uncharacterized protein LOC7485244 — MVGANLKAETMKLMEKRSALETEMNVIIDRLCQPGGPGLSGNLVDSEGFPRSDIDIPVVRAERHRLAELRNDHKEITEKINENIQVLHSARLATKDSVVGNAVPSATSHNVVLRDSPSSMDVDMMASIPFAVVYEIADASPTAEDGLQLGDQLVKFGTVEYQVGENLLQKLASETQANQGHAVPVIVMRQGAPINLSVTPRVWPGRGLLGCSFRIL; from the exons atggtggGAGCGAACTTGAAAGCAGAAACAATGAAACTGATGGAGAAGAGAAGTGCTTTGGAAACTGAGATGAATGTCATCATCGACCGCCTCTGTCAGCCTGGCGGTCCTGGTCTCTCCGGCAACCTCGTCGATTCTGAG GGTTTTCCTCGGTCGGATATTGATATTCCAGTCGTTAGAGCTGAACGACACCGTCTTGCTG AGCTGCGGAATGATCATAAGGAGATTACAgagaaaataaatgagaatataCAAGTTCTGCATTCAGCCAGGCTTGCAACCAAAGATTCAG TGGTTGGCAATGCTGTTCCATCTGCAACTTCCCACAATGTTGTTCTTAGAGATTCTCCCAGTTCCATGGATGTGGACATGATGGCTAGCATACCCTTTGCTGTGGTTTATGAAATTGCCGATGCATCCCCAACGGCAGAGGATGGTCTGCAACTTGGAGATCAACTTGTTAAATTTGGTACTGTGGAATATCAAGTTGGTGAGAATCTTTTGCAAAAGCTTGCTTCTGAGACTCAGGCAAATCAGGGTCATGCAGTACCAGTGATAGTTATGAGGCAAGGTGCTCCCATCAACTTATCAGTGACTCCTAGAGTGTGGCCTGGCAGGGGTCTACTGGG ATGCAGTTTCCGGATCTTATAA
- the LOC7465959 gene encoding uncharacterized protein LOC7465959, translating to MSGAPRVRSMNVADSEARPVLGPTGNTKAGPLTSARKPASKQLRKDGKSPEEAKLGEEKKVLTVPTVGNLSPKSLSGNFSSVLRRHEQLLHSNLSLNASCSSDASTDSFHSRASTGRLIRSNNVGTRRKQYVSKPRSVVSDGGLESLPSSDGSQSKKSCAWVTPNTDPCYTAFHDEEWGLPVHDDRKLFELLVLSGALAELTWPAILSKRHMFREVFADFDPIAVSKFNEKKIIAPGSTAASLLSELKLRAIIENARQISKVIDEFGSFDKYIWSFVNYKPIVSRFRYPRQVPAKTPKADAISKDLVRRGFRSVGPTVIYSFMQVAGVTNDHLISCFRFQECIDAAEGKEENGIKSEDVKTDDIMESKISISIDELSFSSE from the exons ATGTCAGGAGCTCCAAGAGTGAGGTCAATGAATGTGGCTGACTCTGAGGCTAGGCCTGTGTTAGGACCTACTGGAAACACTAAGGCAGGGCCATTGACGAGTGCTCGGAAACCTGCCTCAAAGCAATTAAGAAAGGATGGGAAATCGCCTGAGGAGGCTAAATTAGGGGAAGAGAAGAAAGTCCTTACGGTGCCCACTGTCGGTAATTTATCCCCCAAATCACTTTCTGGCAATTTTTCTTCAGTGCTTCGCCGCCATGAACAGTTGTTGCATTCGAATTTGTCACTAAATGCTTCTTGTTCATCCGATGCCTCCACTGATTCATTTCATAGCCGAGCATCTACTGGGAGGTTGATTCGGTCAAATAATGTAGGGACTAGAAGGAAGCAGTATGTTTCAAAGCCAAGAAGTGTTGTTTCTGATGGGGGTTTAGAATCTCTACCTTCTTCTGATGGTTCACAGTCCAAGAAAAGTTGTGCCTGGGTGACACCAAATACTG ATCCATGTTATACCGCTTTCCATGATGAAGAATGGGGACTCCCAGTACATGATGACAG GAAGTTGTTTGAGCTTCTTGTCCTTTCAGGTGCTTTGGCTGAACTTACCTGGCCTGCTATTCTAAGTAAAAGGCACATGTTTAG GGAAGTTTTTGCAGATTTTGATCCAATTGCAGTCTCAAAATTTAATGAGAAGAAGATCATAGCACCTGGAAGCACCGCAGCTTCCCTGTTATCAGAGCTTAAGCTCCGTGCTATCATTGAGAATGCTCGCCAAATATCCAAG GTCATTGATGAGTTTGGGTCATTTGACAAGTATATTTGGAGCTTTGTGAACTACAAGCCTATAGTTAGCAGATTCCGGTATCCTCGACAGGTCCCTGCGAAAACTCCCAAAGCAGATGCGATAAGCAAGGACCTTGTAAGAAGAGGGTTCCGCTCTGTGGGGCCCACAGTCATCTACTCGTTCATGCAGGTAGCAGGGGTAACAAACGATCACCTCATTAGTTGCTTCAGATTCCAGGAGTGTATAGATGCAGCagaagggaaagaagaaaatggcATCAAGTCTGAAGATGTAAAAACCGATGACATCATGGAATCCAAAATATCCATATCTATTGATGAATTGAGTTTCTCCTCGGAATGA